One Mycobacterium kubicae genomic window carries:
- a CDS encoding nucleoside deaminase, giving the protein MTSDEELIRAALAVAATAGPRDVPIGAVVVDADGTELARAVNARELLGDPTAHAEILALRAAAGALGDGWRLEGATLAVTVEPCTMCAGALVLARVARLVFGAWEPKTGAVGSLWDVVRDRRLNHRPQVRGGVLAAECAVPLEEFFDRQRLG; this is encoded by the coding sequence GTGACCAGCGACGAAGAACTGATCCGCGCCGCCTTGGCGGTTGCGGCGACGGCAGGGCCCCGGGACGTGCCCATCGGTGCCGTCGTCGTCGACGCCGATGGCACCGAACTGGCCCGCGCGGTCAACGCCCGAGAGCTGCTCGGCGACCCCACCGCGCACGCCGAGATCCTGGCGTTGCGGGCGGCCGCGGGCGCGCTCGGCGACGGATGGCGGCTGGAGGGCGCCACGCTGGCCGTTACCGTCGAACCGTGCACCATGTGCGCGGGCGCGCTGGTGCTGGCCCGGGTGGCCCGGCTGGTGTTCGGCGCCTGGGAACCCAAGACCGGTGCGGTGGGATCGCTGTGGGATGTGGTGCGTGACCGTCGGCTCAACCACCGGCCCCAAGTGCGTGGCGGTGTGCTGGCCGCGGAGTGCGCCGTTCCGCTCGAGGAGTTCTTCGATCGGCAGCGATTGGGGTGA
- a CDS encoding tRNA adenosine deaminase-associated protein, which produces MGAQRASATGPSADNPDGFAVAVVREEGRWRCSLMGPKALTSLAAAERELRELRSSGAVFGLLDIDDEFFVIVRPAPARTRLLLSDATAALDYDIAAEVLDNLDAEIDPEDLEDADPFEEGDVGLLSDVGLPEAVLSVILDETDLYADEQLGRIAREMGFADELSAVIDRLGR; this is translated from the coding sequence ATGGGAGCACAACGGGCTTCAGCAACAGGCCCGTCGGCGGACAATCCGGACGGCTTCGCGGTAGCTGTCGTGCGCGAAGAAGGACGATGGCGCTGTTCGTTGATGGGCCCTAAGGCACTGACGAGTCTGGCCGCCGCCGAGAGAGAATTGCGCGAGCTGCGCAGCTCCGGGGCGGTGTTCGGACTGCTGGACATCGACGATGAATTCTTTGTGATCGTGCGCCCCGCGCCCGCGCGGACGAGGTTGCTGCTGTCCGACGCGACCGCCGCGCTGGACTACGACATCGCCGCCGAAGTGCTGGACAATCTCGACGCCGAAATCGATCCCGAAGACCTCGAGGATGCCGACCCGTTCGAGGAAGGTGACGTGGGCCTGCTGTCCGACGTCGGCCTTCCCGAAGCGGTGCTGAGCGTCATCCTCGACGAGACCGACCTGTACGCCGACGAGCAATTAGGGCGCATCGCCCGGGAGATGGGCTTCGCCGATGAACTGTCCGCGGTGATCGACCGCTTGGGTCGGTGA
- a CDS encoding prephenate dehydrogenase: MCVLGLGLIGGSIMRAAKGAGREVFGYNRSVEGAQGARSAGFDASTELSETLSRAAEAQALIVLAVPMPALPSMLDHIRESAPDCPLTDVTSVKGAVLDEVCKAGLLQRFVGGHPMTGTAHSGWSAGHGGLFTRAPWVLSVDDHVDPRVWTLAMNLALDCGAVVVPARSDEHDAAAAAISHLPHLLAEALAVIAGEVPLAFALAAGSFRDATRVAGTAPDLVRAMCEANSGQLLPAADRVIELLNRARDSLASNNSVAELVNAGHAARKRYESFPRSDIVTVTIGAEDWREQLAAAGRAGGVIRSALPTLDSPQ; this comes from the coding sequence GTGTGCGTGCTCGGGCTGGGCCTCATCGGCGGTTCGATCATGCGAGCCGCGAAAGGCGCGGGCCGCGAAGTCTTCGGCTACAACCGGTCGGTCGAGGGCGCCCAGGGCGCCCGCTCGGCGGGATTCGACGCCAGCACCGAGCTGAGCGAAACGCTGAGCCGCGCCGCCGAGGCGCAAGCGTTGATCGTGCTCGCCGTTCCCATGCCGGCCCTGCCCAGCATGCTCGACCACATCCGTGAGTCGGCGCCGGACTGCCCGCTGACCGACGTCACCAGCGTCAAAGGCGCGGTACTCGACGAAGTCTGCAAGGCCGGCCTGCTGCAGCGCTTCGTGGGTGGTCACCCGATGACCGGCACCGCACATTCGGGCTGGTCGGCCGGGCACGGCGGGCTGTTCACCAGGGCACCGTGGGTGCTCAGCGTCGACGACCACGTCGATCCGCGGGTGTGGACGCTGGCGATGAACTTGGCGCTGGACTGCGGCGCCGTCGTCGTGCCGGCCCGATCCGACGAACATGACGCCGCCGCGGCCGCCATCTCCCATCTGCCCCACCTGCTGGCCGAGGCGCTGGCCGTCATCGCCGGGGAAGTCCCGCTCGCGTTCGCACTGGCCGCCGGGTCCTTCCGCGATGCCACCCGCGTCGCCGGCACCGCTCCGGACCTGGTCCGCGCGATGTGCGAAGCGAACTCCGGCCAGCTGCTGCCAGCAGCCGATCGGGTCATCGAACTGCTCAACCGCGCGCGCGACTCATTGGCGAGCAACAACTCGGTGGCGGAGCTGGTCAACGCGGGCCACGCCGCCCGGAAACGCTACGAAAGCTTCCCCCGCTCCGACATCGTCACCGTCACCATCGGCGCTGAGGACTGGCGTGAGCAGTTGGCGGCCGCGGGCCGAGCCGGCGGCGTGATCAGATCCGCTCTGCCAACCCTGGATAGTCCACAATGA
- a CDS encoding putative glycolipid-binding domain-containing protein: MNAAPSDPTPATYPAMLTWRAQDCSRMESVRVQLSGNRIRANGRIVSAATETSPAFGAFYELQTDETGATKRFGLTVTLAERERQLAIARDEENMWLITDHQGERRAAYNGALDVDVVFSPFFNAFPIRRLGLHQRAESVALPIVYVNVPEMTVSAATVSYTSEGRLDGIKLRSPVADTVVTVDGDGFIVDYPGLAERI, from the coding sequence GTGAACGCAGCCCCTTCTGACCCGACACCCGCCACCTACCCAGCGATGCTGACGTGGCGCGCGCAAGACTGCTCGCGCATGGAATCTGTGCGTGTTCAGCTGTCCGGCAATCGAATTCGGGCTAACGGCCGGATTGTTTCGGCTGCCACGGAGACCAGCCCGGCGTTCGGCGCCTTCTACGAACTGCAGACCGACGAGACCGGCGCCACCAAGCGGTTCGGGCTGACGGTGACCCTGGCCGAGCGGGAACGCCAGCTGGCGATCGCACGTGACGAAGAGAACATGTGGCTGATCACCGATCACCAAGGTGAACGGCGCGCGGCCTACAACGGCGCCTTGGACGTCGACGTGGTGTTCAGCCCGTTCTTCAACGCGTTCCCGATCCGCCGCCTGGGTCTGCACCAGCGCGCCGAGTCGGTCGCGTTGCCGATCGTCTATGTCAACGTGCCTGAGATGACGGTCAGTGCGGCCACGGTCAGTTACACCAGCGAGGGACGGCTGGACGGAATCAAGTTGCGGTCGCCGGTCGCCGACACCGTGGTGACCGTCGACGGCGACGGCTTCATTGTGGACTATCCAGGGTTGGCAGAGCGGATCTGA
- a CDS encoding ABC transporter permease, with amino-acid sequence MNFIGQALSYLTTAGNWAGPDGLVARITEHVQYTALAVAASALIAIPIGLLIGHTGRGQLVVVGAVNGLRALPTLGVLLLGVLVFGLGMGPPIAALMLLGIPSLLAGTYAGIAAVDPLVVDAARAMGMTETQVLLRVEVPNALPLILGGLRSATLQVVATATVAAYASLGGLGRYLIDGIKERQFHVALVGAVLVAALALILDGALASAVWAAAPGTGRLRRASLRDKVTTVDRHVLR; translated from the coding sequence ATGAACTTCATCGGACAGGCGCTGTCCTACCTGACCACCGCCGGCAACTGGGCCGGCCCCGACGGGCTCGTGGCGCGCATCACCGAACACGTGCAGTACACCGCGCTGGCGGTCGCGGCCTCGGCGCTGATCGCCATCCCGATCGGGCTCCTCATCGGCCACACCGGCCGTGGTCAGCTGGTGGTGGTGGGCGCGGTGAACGGGCTGCGCGCGCTGCCGACGCTGGGCGTGCTGCTGTTGGGTGTGCTGGTGTTCGGTCTGGGCATGGGTCCGCCGATCGCCGCGCTGATGCTGCTGGGGATTCCGTCGCTACTGGCCGGCACCTACGCGGGCATCGCGGCCGTCGACCCGCTGGTGGTCGACGCGGCCCGTGCCATGGGCATGACCGAGACCCAGGTGTTGCTGCGCGTCGAGGTGCCCAATGCGCTGCCGCTGATCCTCGGCGGGCTGCGCAGCGCGACGCTTCAGGTGGTCGCCACCGCCACCGTCGCCGCCTACGCCAGCTTGGGCGGGCTGGGCCGCTATCTGATCGACGGGATCAAGGAGCGTCAATTCCACGTCGCTCTGGTCGGGGCGGTGCTGGTCGCGGCGTTGGCGCTCATCCTCGACGGCGCCCTGGCTTCGGCGGTGTGGGCGGCGGCTCCGGGCACCGGCCGACTGCGGCGAGCGTCACTTCGGGACAAAGTCACCACGGTTGATCGACACGTCTTACGGTAG
- a CDS encoding ABC transporter permease produces the protein MHYLLTHQGAAWALAVIHLRLSLVPVLLGMLISVPLGVFVQRRPLLRRVTTATASLVFTIPSLALFVVLPLIIKTRMLDEANVIVALTAYTTALLVRAVLEALDAVPDHIRDAAAAVGYTPIGRMIKVELPLSIPVLVAGLRVVVVTNIAMVSVGAVIGIGGLGTWFTAGYQTNKTDQILAGIIAMFALAVVIDTLLNLAGWLATPWQRARTRRRRLVRAPIVGGAR, from the coding sequence GTGCACTACCTGTTGACGCATCAAGGCGCGGCGTGGGCGCTGGCCGTCATTCATCTGCGGCTTTCCCTCGTCCCGGTACTGCTGGGCATGCTGATCTCGGTGCCGTTGGGCGTTTTCGTGCAGCGCAGACCACTGCTGCGCCGGGTGACGACCGCGACCGCCAGCCTGGTGTTCACCATTCCGTCGCTGGCGCTGTTCGTCGTGCTGCCGCTGATCATCAAGACCCGCATGCTCGACGAGGCCAATGTCATCGTCGCGCTGACCGCCTACACCACCGCGCTGCTGGTGCGGGCGGTCCTCGAAGCGCTGGACGCCGTGCCGGACCACATCCGGGACGCGGCCGCGGCCGTGGGCTACACCCCCATCGGCCGGATGATCAAAGTCGAGCTGCCGCTGTCCATTCCGGTGCTGGTAGCCGGGCTGCGGGTAGTAGTGGTGACCAACATCGCGATGGTCTCGGTGGGTGCGGTGATCGGCATCGGCGGGTTGGGTACCTGGTTCACCGCCGGCTATCAGACGAATAAGACCGATCAGATCCTGGCCGGCATCATCGCGATGTTCGCGCTGGCGGTCGTCATCGACACGCTGCTCAATCTGGCCGGCTGGTTGGCCACGCCGTGGCAGCGCGCGCGGACTCGCCGGCGCCGGTTGGTCAGGGCCCCGATCGTGGGCGGCGCCCGATGA
- a CDS encoding ABC transporter substrate-binding protein translates to MRTLRRATFGAVVWLTTVFFAVACGSADPLGSTTGSIKSIVVGSGDFPESQIVAEIYAQALQANGFDVGRRMGIGSRETYIPALKDHSIDLVPEYIGNLLLYFAPDCKETVLDAVELGLYKRLPGDLSILTPSPASDTDTVTVTSATAAAWKLKTIADLAAHSAEVKFAAPSAFQSRPAGLAGLRQKYGLDVRPGNFKIINDGGGAVTVRALVDGTVTAANIFSTSPSIAQDHLVVLEDPEHNFLAGNIVPLVNSQKKSDRLKDVLDAVSAKLTTAGLAELNAAVSGNSGVDPDQAARKWVHDNGFDRSLGA, encoded by the coding sequence ATGAGGACGCTGCGCCGGGCGACGTTCGGTGCGGTCGTGTGGCTGACGACGGTGTTCTTTGCGGTGGCCTGCGGGAGTGCGGATCCGCTCGGGTCGACCACGGGCAGCATCAAATCAATCGTTGTCGGTTCCGGGGACTTCCCGGAGTCTCAGATCGTCGCAGAAATCTACGCACAGGCCTTGCAGGCCAACGGCTTCGACGTGGGGCGGCGAATGGGCATCGGCAGCCGTGAAACCTACATACCGGCGCTGAAGGACCACTCCATCGACCTGGTGCCGGAATACATCGGCAACCTGTTGCTGTACTTCGCTCCCGACTGCAAAGAAACGGTCCTCGACGCCGTGGAATTGGGGCTCTACAAGCGTCTGCCCGGCGACCTGTCGATTCTGACACCGTCACCGGCCTCGGACACTGACACCGTCACGGTGACCAGTGCGACCGCTGCTGCCTGGAAACTCAAGACCATTGCCGACTTGGCCGCTCACTCCGCGGAGGTGAAGTTCGCCGCGCCCTCGGCCTTCCAGAGTCGGCCCGCCGGCTTGGCTGGGCTGCGCCAGAAGTACGGCCTGGACGTCCGCCCCGGCAATTTCAAGATCATCAACGATGGCGGCGGCGCGGTCACCGTGCGGGCGCTGGTGGACGGAACCGTTACCGCCGCCAACATTTTCAGCACGTCACCGTCCATCGCGCAGGATCATCTGGTGGTGCTGGAAGACCCCGAGCACAACTTTTTGGCCGGCAACATTGTGCCGCTGGTGAATTCGCAGAAGAAGTCCGACCGCCTCAAAGACGTGCTGGACGCGGTCTCGGCGAAGTTGACCACCGCCGGGCTGGCCGAACTCAATGCCGCCGTGTCGGGCAACTCCGGTGTCGATCCCGACCAGGCGGCGCGGAAATGGGTGCACGACAACGGCTTCGACCGATCCTTGGGCGCCTAG
- a CDS encoding LapA family protein, giving the protein MTSIPPGTPAQPPPPPPPPEPPTPASRAAVKDPTSKFTRTGALWSALIAGFLILILLLIFIAQNTASGQFQFLGWHWTLPLGVAILLAAVVGGLITVAAGTARIVQLRHAAKRNFAAR; this is encoded by the coding sequence ATGACCAGCATTCCCCCTGGCACACCTGCACAGCCACCCCCGCCTCCCCCACCACCCGAGCCCCCGACGCCCGCATCCCGCGCGGCGGTCAAGGACCCGACGTCCAAGTTCACTCGGACCGGCGCGCTCTGGTCGGCGTTGATCGCCGGCTTCCTGATCTTGATTCTCTTGTTGATCTTCATCGCCCAGAACACGGCGTCGGGCCAGTTCCAGTTCTTGGGCTGGCATTGGACCCTGCCGCTGGGTGTCGCCATCCTGTTGGCGGCCGTCGTCGGCGGCTTGATCACCGTCGCCGCGGGCACCGCACGCATTGTGCAGTTGCGCCACGCCGCCAAGAGGAACTTCGCGGCCCGCTAG
- a CDS encoding phosphotransferase family protein has translation MTSANQLDGLDLPALDGYLRSLDIERDGELRGEFISGGRSNLTFRVYDDTTSWLVRRPPLHGLTPSAHDMAREYKVVAALQDTPVPVARTIALCEDDSVLGAPFQIVEFVVGQVVRRRAQLESLSRTVIDGCVNSLIQVLVDLHSIDPEAVGLGNFGKPSGYLERQVRRWGSQWELVRLPDDHRDADVTRLHQALQEAIPQQSRTSIVHGDYRIDNTILDNDDPTRVRAVVDWELSTLGDPLSDAALMCVYRDPALDLIVNAQAAWTSPLLPTADELADRYSLVSKQSLGHWEFYMALAYFKLAIIAAGIDFRRRMSLLAEGKDESDDVAPEVVAPLISRGLAEISKPVS, from the coding sequence GTGACATCGGCTAACCAACTCGACGGGCTGGACCTGCCTGCGCTGGACGGGTATTTGCGTTCGCTGGACATCGAACGCGACGGCGAGTTACGCGGCGAGTTCATCTCCGGCGGCCGCTCCAACCTCACCTTCCGGGTCTACGACGACACGACGAGTTGGCTGGTGCGCCGCCCACCGCTGCATGGCCTGACGCCGTCCGCGCACGACATGGCCCGCGAATACAAAGTGGTTGCCGCGCTGCAGGACACCCCGGTGCCGGTAGCGCGGACCATCGCGCTGTGTGAGGACGACTCGGTGCTCGGCGCGCCGTTCCAGATCGTCGAATTCGTCGTCGGCCAGGTGGTGCGGCGGCGGGCTCAGCTGGAATCGCTGAGCCGCACCGTCATCGACGGCTGCGTCAACTCGTTGATCCAAGTGCTCGTCGACCTGCACAGCATCGACCCCGAGGCGGTCGGCCTCGGCAACTTCGGCAAGCCCAGCGGCTACTTGGAGCGCCAGGTCCGTCGCTGGGGTTCGCAGTGGGAGCTGGTGCGGCTACCCGACGACCACCGCGACGCCGATGTCACCCGACTGCACCAGGCCTTGCAGGAAGCCATTCCCCAGCAGAGCCGAACCTCGATCGTGCACGGCGACTACCGGATCGACAACACCATCCTCGACAACGACGATCCGACGCGGGTGCGCGCGGTCGTGGACTGGGAATTGTCGACGCTGGGCGATCCGCTCAGCGACGCCGCGCTGATGTGCGTGTACCGCGACCCGGCGCTGGACCTCATCGTCAATGCGCAAGCCGCCTGGACGTCGCCGCTGCTACCCACCGCCGACGAGCTGGCCGACCGCTACTCACTGGTTTCCAAGCAGTCGTTGGGGCACTGGGAGTTCTATATGGCCCTGGCCTACTTCAAACTCGCCATCATCGCCGCGGGCATCGACTTTCGCCGGCGGATGTCGCTGCTGGCCGAGGGCAAAGACGAGTCGGACGACGTGGCGCCCGAGGTGGTGGCGCCGCTGATCTCGCGCGGACTAGCCGAGATTTCCAAGCCGGTTTCCTAG
- a CDS encoding histidine phosphatase family protein, which yields MQLLLVRHALPLRSDHGQGADPELSEEGLAQIARLPNALARFPISRVLSSPQRRAIQTAEPVAAAHQLKVDIDDRLAEYDRDMAHYIPVEQIRDEFPQEWARMARGQLPSAVDEDAFRARVRAAIDDLVAAADPDDTVAAFSHGGVINVILHEILGTARLLSFPIDYASVTRLLFSRSGQATVATVNATDHVWDLLPRNKR from the coding sequence ATGCAACTGCTTCTGGTCCGCCACGCCTTGCCGCTGCGCAGCGACCACGGTCAGGGCGCAGATCCGGAGTTGTCCGAGGAGGGGTTGGCTCAGATTGCGCGGCTACCCAACGCCTTGGCTCGCTTCCCCATCTCCCGGGTGCTCAGCAGCCCCCAGCGGCGGGCGATCCAGACCGCCGAACCGGTCGCGGCCGCTCATCAACTGAAAGTCGACATCGACGACCGCCTGGCCGAATACGACCGCGACATGGCCCACTACATCCCCGTCGAGCAGATCCGCGACGAATTCCCGCAGGAGTGGGCTCGCATGGCCCGAGGCCAGTTGCCCAGCGCCGTCGACGAAGACGCCTTCCGCGCGCGTGTCCGTGCGGCGATCGACGACCTGGTGGCGGCCGCCGACCCGGACGACACCGTTGCGGCGTTCAGCCACGGCGGCGTCATCAACGTGATCCTGCACGAGATCTTGGGGACCGCGCGCTTGCTGTCGTTTCCCATCGACTACGCGTCGGTCACCCGATTGTTGTTCTCCCGCAGTGGGCAGGCGACGGTTGCGACCGTCAATGCCACCGATCACGTGTGGGATCTGCTGCCGCGGAATAAGCGCTAG
- a CDS encoding phosphotransferase family protein — MATASRTEPDPEVLGPWLDRNDAPGAGAQPVLEQLSGGSQNTLYLVRRGDESMVLRMPGPRADAARVDGLLREIRLVRALKGTDVPHAELIAADESGSVLGLPFYVMRAIDGWSPMDGGWRAPFDTDLTARRGLAFQLVEGAAKLGRVDWRAQGLDGFGRPDGFHERQVDRWLKFLDAYRVRDLPGLDEAAEWLRRNRPTHYTPGIMHGDYQFANVMFAHGEPARLAAIVDWEMTTVGDPLLDLAWSLLGYDGEEPRADGFYLDMRGMPTRTELLSHYESVSGLSTENIDYYLVLANWKLGIVLEKTYAAGVRTGNVDPKIQDAFGAMIPQLIATAAELARSLPAKAG, encoded by the coding sequence ATGGCGACTGCGAGCAGAACCGAACCGGATCCAGAAGTTCTCGGCCCCTGGCTGGACCGCAATGACGCTCCGGGTGCCGGCGCGCAGCCCGTGTTGGAGCAGTTGAGCGGCGGCTCGCAGAACACGCTGTACCTGGTGCGACGCGGTGACGAATCGATGGTCCTGCGCATGCCCGGGCCGCGCGCCGACGCCGCCCGTGTCGACGGGTTGTTACGGGAGATCCGGCTGGTTCGAGCGCTGAAGGGCACCGATGTGCCGCATGCGGAGCTCATCGCCGCCGACGAGTCGGGATCGGTGCTGGGACTGCCGTTCTACGTGATGCGCGCGATCGACGGGTGGAGCCCGATGGACGGCGGCTGGCGAGCGCCGTTCGATACCGACCTCACCGCCCGCCGTGGCTTGGCGTTCCAGCTCGTCGAAGGCGCCGCCAAGCTGGGCCGAGTGGATTGGCGCGCGCAGGGCCTCGACGGCTTCGGCCGACCCGACGGCTTCCACGAGCGGCAGGTCGATCGCTGGCTGAAGTTCCTCGACGCCTACCGGGTGCGCGACCTCCCCGGCCTGGACGAGGCCGCCGAGTGGTTGCGGCGCAACCGGCCGACGCATTACACCCCGGGCATCATGCATGGGGACTATCAATTCGCCAACGTGATGTTCGCTCATGGCGAGCCGGCGCGGTTGGCCGCGATCGTGGACTGGGAGATGACGACCGTCGGTGATCCGCTGCTGGACCTGGCCTGGTCGCTGCTCGGCTATGACGGCGAAGAGCCGCGGGCCGACGGGTTCTACCTCGACATGCGCGGCATGCCCACGCGAACCGAGTTGCTGTCCCACTACGAGTCGGTTAGCGGGCTGTCTACCGAAAACATCGACTACTACTTGGTGCTGGCCAACTGGAAACTCGGCATTGTGCTGGAGAAGACCTATGCCGCGGGGGTGCGCACCGGGAATGTCGATCCGAAGATCCAGGATGCGTTCGGCGCGATGATCCCGCAGCTGATCGCCACCGCGGCCGAACTGGCTCGCTCGCTACCTGCCAAGGCCGGCTGA
- a CDS encoding SDR family NAD(P)-dependent oxidoreductase → MGYADQLFDLSGQVVLITGGSRGLGREMAFGVARCGADVVIASRNMDNCVSTAKEIEAETGRSAMAYQVHVGRWDQLDGLVDATYERFGKIDTLINNAGMSPLYDKLSDVTEKLFDAVVNLNLKGPFRLSALVGERMVTAGRGSIINVSSAGSLRPGADIVPYAAAKAGLNAMTEGLAKAFGPAVRVNTLMAGPFLTDVSKAWNLDAATHNPFDHLSLRRAGNPPEIIGAALFLASDASSFTTGSIVRADGGIP, encoded by the coding sequence ATGGGTTATGCCGACCAGCTTTTCGACCTCAGCGGCCAGGTGGTGCTGATCACCGGCGGCAGCCGCGGCCTGGGTCGCGAGATGGCGTTCGGCGTCGCCCGCTGCGGCGCCGATGTGGTGATCGCCAGCCGCAACATGGACAACTGTGTGTCCACCGCCAAGGAGATCGAAGCCGAAACCGGGCGCAGCGCCATGGCATATCAGGTCCACGTCGGCCGCTGGGATCAGCTCGACGGCCTGGTCGACGCGACGTACGAACGGTTCGGCAAGATCGATACGTTGATCAACAACGCGGGCATGTCCCCGCTCTACGACAAGCTCAGCGACGTCACCGAGAAACTGTTCGACGCGGTGGTCAACCTGAATCTGAAAGGACCGTTCCGGTTGTCAGCCTTGGTAGGCGAACGGATGGTCACCGCCGGTCGCGGCTCGATCATCAACGTCAGCTCGGCCGGATCGCTGCGCCCGGGCGCCGATATCGTCCCGTATGCGGCGGCCAAAGCCGGGCTCAACGCTATGACCGAGGGACTGGCCAAGGCGTTCGGGCCGGCCGTGCGGGTGAACACGTTGATGGCCGGACCGTTTCTCACCGATGTGAGCAAGGCCTGGAATCTCGACGCCGCGACACACAATCCGTTCGATCACCTGTCCCTGCGGCGCGCCGGCAATCCGCCCGAGATTATCGGCGCCGCTTTGTTTTTGGCGTCCGACGCGTCCAGCTTCACCACCGGCTCGATTGTGCGCGCCGACGGCGGTATCCCCTGA
- a CDS encoding acyl-CoA dehydrogenase family protein, which translates to MAWDFSTEPEFEKKLDWIREFVREEVEPLEVLFPGCEFLPLNDERRRIVDPLKQQVRDQGLWAPHLGAELGGQGFGAVKLTLINEILGRSPWAPIIFGTQAPDTGNAEVLARFGTQEQKDRYLQGLLSGEIFSCFSMTEPQGGADPRVFTTRAVRDGDGWVITGRKFFSSNAAVASFFIVVAITNPDVAVHHGASTFLVPADAEGLTVEANHHLVGALPHEPGHSVVRYDGVRVGPDALLGEPGQGFLILQTRLAGGRLHHAMRSIGVAHRAVEMMSRRAKSRFTQGSALADKQLVQQFIADSYTELMPFRLAVLHAAWLIDTVGEHAARTEIAACKILASQVLKSIGLRAIQVHGALGTTDQLPLVNVLLGGVALGLADGPTEAHKVNLAKMLLKNYDAEDPELPSELLSVRQEAARAKYGDLVTSVPSLPDSP; encoded by the coding sequence ATGGCATGGGACTTCTCCACCGAACCCGAGTTCGAAAAGAAACTGGACTGGATCCGCGAATTCGTCCGCGAAGAGGTGGAACCGCTCGAAGTGCTGTTCCCTGGCTGCGAATTCCTGCCGCTCAACGACGAACGTCGCCGCATCGTCGACCCGCTCAAGCAGCAGGTACGCGACCAGGGGTTGTGGGCGCCGCATCTGGGCGCCGAACTCGGCGGGCAGGGTTTCGGCGCGGTCAAGTTGACGCTGATCAACGAAATTCTCGGCCGCAGCCCCTGGGCCCCAATTATTTTCGGGACGCAGGCACCCGACACCGGCAATGCCGAAGTCCTCGCCCGGTTCGGCACCCAAGAGCAGAAAGACCGATATCTGCAGGGGTTGCTGTCCGGGGAGATCTTCTCCTGTTTCTCGATGACCGAGCCGCAAGGCGGCGCCGATCCGCGGGTGTTCACCACGCGCGCCGTCCGTGATGGGGACGGCTGGGTGATCACCGGCCGAAAGTTCTTCTCCTCCAACGCCGCTGTGGCGTCGTTCTTCATCGTGGTCGCCATCACCAATCCCGACGTGGCGGTGCACCACGGCGCCTCGACCTTCTTGGTTCCCGCCGACGCCGAGGGTTTGACCGTCGAAGCCAACCACCACCTGGTCGGCGCCCTGCCGCATGAGCCGGGCCACTCCGTGGTGCGTTACGACGGGGTGCGGGTCGGTCCGGATGCGCTGCTGGGTGAGCCGGGCCAAGGCTTCCTCATCCTGCAAACGCGGCTGGCCGGCGGACGACTACACCACGCCATGCGATCGATCGGAGTGGCTCACCGTGCGGTCGAGATGATGTCGCGACGGGCGAAAAGCCGCTTCACCCAAGGCAGTGCGTTAGCCGACAAGCAGTTGGTGCAGCAATTCATCGCCGACTCCTACACCGAACTCATGCCGTTTCGGCTGGCGGTGCTGCACGCCGCGTGGCTGATCGACACCGTCGGTGAGCACGCCGCGCGCACCGAGATCGCCGCCTGCAAAATCCTCGCATCGCAGGTGCTCAAATCCATCGGGCTGCGCGCTATTCAGGTACATGGCGCGCTGGGCACCACCGATCAGCTGCCGTTGGTCAATGTGCTACTGGGCGGTGTGGCGCTGGGGTTGGCCGACGGGCCGACCGAAGCGCACAAGGTGAACCTCGCCAAAATGCTGCTGAAGAACTACGACGCCGAAGACCCGGAACTGCCCAGCGAATTGTTGAGCGTTCGCCAAGAAGCCGCCCGCGCAAAATACGGCGACCTCGTCACGTCGGTTCCTTCCCTGCCCGATTCACCATGA